The Dendropsophus ebraccatus isolate aDenEbr1 chromosome 2, aDenEbr1.pat, whole genome shotgun sequence DNA segment CCGTCTAATGGACtggacgctcagccagtcagtaactggggtggggcaccgctccagtcactgattggctgaacacccAGTGTATCAGGTGGGtcgggcattttcccccaagttgtgatgaaggACTTCCAATGAGGGTCCCGCCACTCACTGCAGGCACAGGAAGAGATAAGtctgtacttgttatcaaattccttcAATatggccagacttttcctttaagcagCTTCACAAAATGACTATGATACTGTGACGATTTTGCATTTTCAGCaattattgaaattttttttttctagtgatCAACATTCATGATAGGAACAACTCCGGCACATGCAAACATAACCAAAAGTATAGAAAAAGAAGCAGCCTGAGCTTACAATACCTTTATTAACTGCACCTTCAAAAAACGAAAATCCTGGTAGGATATGTTCAGTGTCTCTGTTGAGAAATGAGCATTTAGTACAAATGTGCAGGAGAAGAAAAACATGACATTTTTTGACTACTGTGAGCTGTACAATCACAGTCGTTACCGATATTATAAATGATAAAGCTAGCTACTAGATATAGGACTGTAATACCAGGCCCTACACTGCTTTTCTGCATAGTGTCTTGTCTGTCCCCAAAAAAGATGAAatgcacaataaggctatgttcacactatgtatattttagtcagtatatttcagtcagtattgcaaccaaaaccaggagtggattaaaaacacagaaaggctctgttcacacaatggtgaaattgagtggatggccgccatataacagtaaataacggccattatttcaatacaacagccgttgttttaaaataacagcaaatatttgccattatatgacggccatccagtcaatttcaacattgtgtgaacagatcctttctgtgtttttaatccactcctggttttggttgcaatactgactgaaatatacgtaatgtgaacatagccttaaaagggaaactatcagccttaaaagggaaactatcagcaggttagggaaTCTACctcctgatagctccctagtgtgcACAGGGCACTAAGGATAAGGGTAAGAGCCATATTCcgtcggacgattatcgttcagattatcgttaaatcgttcgaatctaaacaataatcgttcgttggaatagcagttaatgactaacgaccgaacaagaaattgttgatcgtttaataagacctggacctatttttattgttgctcgttcacaaatcgttcacattgaataagaagtcgttggtcgttcgcagtagtgacgaacgcaatagctacgacaagacgaccgcaaggatgatcataagtaacgattatctttccatgtaaattggcgaatgatttcaggtctttcgtaatagcggtcgtttggatcgtttatcgttaacgattatgcgaatgataatcgtccagtggaatagggccctaagtctcttacCTTATCCTTAGATCTCTTTCTGCTCCTGCACGTACCggctgcggctgcagcaggagctgtataactgaaaaaaagcagtttaatcccccCCCGACGCGTGATTGGCagcggcggggaggtagtcatctgggcggctcagcacgctcggaggggatgattgacaggcagagaggtcagtaagggacctctctgtctgtcaatcatccccttcGAGCACGCTGATatgcagagagcggtgactacacacctttttttttacatttcccctGATATCACGGGTCTGGATGTGGTTAATAGGGGTCTGTCAGGCTTACTAAGTTTATGAAATGTTCTATCTGCAGGCACAAGGAAAATAAACATACCTCAAGATATAGTAATAGAGTTAATAAATCTATAAGTAAAAATACTCTTATTGGGGGAACTGTGTAGACATAGTAGGCCTATGTCCATGGGCAAGGGCGTCTGCTGTAGGCCACATTTGGCCATACACTTTAGCTGGATGTAGGCTGATGGTTGAACAACATTAAGTGAACAATTTTGCATACTCAGCTACACTAATAATTGAGAGGATTGGTTTGctgtgtcttctcctcctcttcgcCTTTTAATGTTTTCATAGTTGCTAGCAGTTTTTGCTAAAGTAATGGTTCATGCCAGGCTTTTGCCTGGTCCTTTGTAGGTTATGTTTATTTATGACACATTTTAGTCCATATTCATTGTAAAGGTGCCCATTTCCCTTCCATTTATTAGGCCAACACACCCaatctctccatacacatgaatgtccaGTTCTGGTGACGGTGTTGGGCAGTGGAAATCCAACATGTCCAATCATCCTctcccctgacatcatctgttgggaggcctccatacacattagccTGTCCCTCTAGGAAcagtgggggggatttatcaaacatggtgtaaagtgagactggctcagttgcccctagcaaccattcagattctgcctttcattcctcacagactctttggaaaatgaaaggtggaatctgattggttgctaggggtaactgagccagtttcactctacatgtttgataaatctccctaagggtatattcacacgaaccggcaggtcctggcagttcccacaaactatattctgccgcccttaaccccttctgctcccggccggctcccccgctgtaagcatacattacctgtcctcactgcacgggcccggcgtcctgctcttccgcccggccaatcagtgtgttgcccagccgcagccactgattggccggacgggagagcaggacgccgggcccGTGCAGTTaggacaggtaatatatgcttacagcgggggatccagccgggagcagaaggggttaagggcggcagaattacatactcgctgtggtcgttcagaccgcagcgagtatatagtttgtgggaactgccaagACCTGCCGGTCTTGCAgggagaatctcgctgcgagaccgtttgtgtgaatatacccttagtgtGTTTAAACGACTTTACCTTTAGGGGCCTTTACAGATTTCCAAACTGGCTATACATGATCAACGACAATAGGCAAAGGACATACAATCTTTCTGGAAACGTTCATCCTATATTTTTTAACCCTACAATCTCACAGCAGACGCCATTAATTTGTGATTGTTGTTAAATTTCACAGAGCATTGCAGCATGACATAAAGTGAGGCCTACTTTATAAGATGAGTGTAGGTTGCCTGAAAATCTGCGTCTATGGGCTCCTGAGATGTAGATCTGGTACTCCCCCAACAGAGTTAGTTGCATTACCCTGTGTATGGTGTGATAGatgactgtatacatgtactgtgcaaTATGTCCACATCTATCTCTTACCTCCTTTTAGAGCTCCACAGAAATCATATTCATCCTCATATCCAGAACACAACACGTATCTGCGATCTGAGACTGTGATAGATTCCTTCGAAATTTGCACTCTAGAATATAGACGGTCAATGTCCATTCCTGTCCCATAATAAAAGATATTGCATCAGGTCTTAGGATGAAAATAATTATGTTGGAAAAAAAATTTACCggtgtatatttgtatatctgtataaGTTCTGATCGCCCTTCACTTTTTCAGATGAGACGTTCATAGATCATAAATGAAGGTCCTCACTGGGTAGTATACTTGCTGGGGCACAGAGTATCAAAATTTCACCAAAGTTTTGCACAAGCTCCATTTTGGACAAAGGTTGAGACTTTCTATGAATGTGTACAATAAGCTTCTAGCTATTCATCAGGAGCAGGTGAAACGGAGGGGCTCAGAGATTTTATTTTAGCAATTGGTCCAGATCTCAGACGCTCTGATATCACTATGTAAAAGTATGACTTATAAAACATAGAAAGTACTGTACATACTTGGAATCATTGTCATCGAAAAATTTGCATATGTGTTCATATAAATCTCGCAGGGCTCCATCCTAATTACTGGGGTATAGCTGTCATCTGAAAAAGATAGACATAATATAACATACATGTAAATACATAAAAGTGACACTAATAGCAGCCAATCCCTCACCTATCATCCCTCAAGTGTTATATACCCAATAGGATATAACTGGTGTCAAATTCTGACTTGCTTGGGATTATTGGGACTTTTAGAAGAGCATTTTCATAAAGCCGATGAGTACATAGGACTAAAGTAACAGTGAGTGTGGACTCACTGAGCTACTTAACCAGTGTGGCTTTAggccacaccaggaagcggcgtcTAAgttccctctaggtcttcaccatTTATCCTGCttcaatctttttctttcaaatcaactggtttcagaacgttatataggtttgtaatttacttcaattaaaaaatgtcaagttctCCCATACttaccagttgctgtatgtcctgcaggaagtggtgttttcttttcagtctgacacagtgctctctgctgccacctctgtccaagacaggaactattCAGAGCAGGTATTGTTtcctatgggtatttgctgctgctctggaaagttgctgacatagacagagatggcagcagggagcactgtgtcagactggaaatacaccacttcctgcaggacatacagcagttgataagtgtgggaagacttgagatttttaaacagaagtatatTAGAAATCTAtaaaattttctgacaccagttgatgaggaaaaaaaaaaagattttcactggataacccctttaagtcctatgCTTGCACTATTTTGCACGTCTTCATGTTTACAACCATGCAGTCTGATGAGTGTTTCCATATTTTATGGTACAGTGATTTCTTTGGCTCTGTGGTGGCACATAACATGGTAACCCCCTTTTGAACATTTTTGGATGTGATGTCTTGCCATAGTCTCAAGCTTTGTCTTTTGTTCAGTACCAGGAATGAGacgggtattgtagtcagacaggcgaagggtcagggcaggtggcttcAGAGGCAGGGCAGGCAATCCGAGTCAGTAACGGGAGGGACAGGCAGTACAGACAAGGGGCAGGCAGAAAGCATAATCCaaagaacaggcacaggtcagaaaTACAGCAGAAATATTCCTTTGCTTAGAATGCTAGACTTCAACAATGCTCAGGTAGAAAGGGGAAGGTGGAGCTAGTTTATATTGGTGCAGGTGGCTCTAGCTTGATAGacagcagtagcaggtggaggcaagctgcctctataaatccagagcagttggccacCTACACACCCTAGTGGTCAGAGGAGTCATTACAGCAGAAGGAGGGAGAAGATGACTGAAGACAGAGAAGGGTCAGGATGgcgacagtagtggattataataggggcatttcgggcggcagcctggggccctgagctcctggggggtccatgaccacccaaacagacttatactttcagtggtgtactgtctcctggctacacttccgccatgatttgcaaaaaatcacagttttttttatggcaattttgcacaaatcaggacatcatgacattatctgtcctgtactatgagcgccaggctagtgctgccatagttaaagtggggtggggggggccaggcttggtgaacagcccatggcctatggtaaagttaatccgcccctggatggCGATGATGCCATTGAGTCTTGTCCGGCGGCATTACATGTATCTTTCAGTCtatttatacatatacagtaatatatatacatatatacattactCACCACACTTCTCATAAAATGCTTCAATCCTTGGTGTATTGCACAGTACATGTTTCTTGCTGGTACACACCGTCACAAATCCCAGGAGAAACAGAAGAACCTTAAACATCTCAGAAGCCGTAAGACCCTGCAAAATCAACATGTACCACACCGCTTAACCTCGAAAAGCAAAATGTAACAAAAATTCAAGTTCCTCTTTTGTAAATGTTCATTTCCTTTTATTAGAGGGATACTCCTCCCAGGATATGCCATTCTAGAAATGATTTAGTTATTACTTTTCATATTCTGTGCAAACATTTTAGGGTAGGGCCACACCGAACAGAAACGCTGCAGACTTTCTATAGTGGGACACCCCCATCCATTCTATAGGTTAGTCCGCACCAGAAGAACTgtaatcttaagtcttccagtactctcCAGTACAATCAGCTGCcacaagtcctgcaggaagtgctgtattctttccagtctgacctagtgctccctgctgccacctctgtccctgacaggaactgttcagagctgtAGCatatcccaatagaaaacctctcctgctctccagactaaagagtatacaccacttcctgcaggacatacagcatctgattgTACTGgagagtactggaagacttaagattacaaatctctggcactagctgggaccagttgattggaaatattttttttttcttgtggactacccctttaagtttttaggGTTTAGGTTTTCTTCAATGCATTCTCATCCAGTGAGGTGTAGATTTTGCAGAGTGTCTTATGTTGGATGCACTAGAAGTATAAAAAAAGACTACGAGAACATATAGAATGTCACTAATTTAAATACAATGAAGATCTCTAGTGCATCCAGACATTTTAGAAACACATGTGATGTGTCCGGCCTCTGTGGTTTAGACTCCACAAATCAAGACAGGGTGGAGACTGCCACCATACACTACTCAATAAAGAAACTTAGAGGGATTTTCTCTTAAATACTTCACGTCCAGGAGagataaaatttaaaggggttatccagcactacaaaaacatggctactttccccctactgttgtctccagtttgggtgggattttcaaactcagttccattgaagtaaatggagcttaaagaagcagttcactttttttttcggccccccgggtagccgctgtcatgtatacttacagaagatgatcggtgtcccgttcccgaaGGTCAGTTcttgtcccgcggtgccgttcacatcgggcgtgcgcacttccgccggctgctgcgagtcctcttctctgaccagtgattatacgccagaagtcactcgcttccatgcattcgctatgAAAGCGCAAGACTTCTGACGTTCAAATTAAAAGGCCGAGAAGAGGAGTAagagcgccggcggaagtgagcgcgcgcccgatttgaacggcaccgcaggacgggaccggagctacaccgtgggacaccgatcatcttctgtaagtatacttgacagcggctacccggggggccgaaaaaaaaaaaaaagtgaactgcttctttaattgcagaccgcacctgaactggagacaacagtagggggaaaagtggccatgtttttgcagcgctggataacccctttaaatcagatgTCATATTGCATTACCAGTTGCAGCTATTGTTTTCTGCGCTCTGTGGGTCTGAATGTGTAAATGTTATTTTTCACTTCtatttttttatcatgtttatgtaatttttattttatttttcaccaataaattatattatttaaaaatatatatatgcccATGATTTGTTTGTGAATAATGTTATTTTGGAGATGTTACATGTTGGTATCTGGGTTTTTTCTAATCACATTACATATTTATTCCTGGAGATTAAAAGCCAGCAatagcttgaggctatgttcacacaacgtgagaccggccgttccgtgacccgtccggtctctgaaaagatcatcagccgcagttctgatgcgggcgcatccctgcacacctgcatcagaactccccgcagctgctcgctcgctcactccatagtgtgcactgataggggtttctgcggccgctattcaatgaatagcggccgcagaaaacggacatgtcagttgtttgtggcttCACTAGGGATTCCAGCCGGAGCTTATACtatgcgtatacgctccggccgggattcctaggcagcaacagcacgtatatttccgtaaaaatcacagccattgtacaacggccgtggttttacaaaaatatacgttgtgtgaacatagcctgaaacaagTTTTTTCTGCTTTCCTCCAGTCATCATATGTTCAATTATCCTGATATAATGTCTTTAACATTGCTGCAATAGTACAATATAGTTCCTGTGTGCTGGTTTTGGTCAGTCCTTCTTCATTGTGATGTaatgattttaaatttttttcattcttttaatCTGTAACATGATTTTACATCCACCTCGAGATAATCTGAGGCTGCCATTAAATAATAGACCCTGAagaacccttaggctatgtttccacacagtatttttgctcagtattttgcaaccaaaaccaggagtggattgaatacacagaaaggctatgttcacacactgttgaaatttagtggctggccgtcatttaatggcaaaaaatggCTTGAATGTAATCACCAGTTGACCATAAGGCCATCCAAGTGATAAGGGCCAATGCTAGTATGCCGTGCTATATGTCGATGTCCCTTTTTTAAAAGATGTTAAGGTCAACCCTGAATAtagagggccctattacaaaggaCGATTATCGcatggaaaatcgttatatcatttaaatgataatcgcctgtgtaattgcaggcaacaatcgaaaaattatTTGTGTGACGTCGattgttcatttagatctgaccctaaaatcgttgataatcgttcgctgtaattccacatttgttcactaattgttcagtataATTCCAAACCTTTCcttttcctgggatcagatgaagtGAACAagtgtagtaacaatcgtaactaatgaattgttctgtgtaatatagtgaactatttcaggttaacgataaacaatcttgtttgcaatggtTTACAGCTAAAAAAACACtttgtctaatagtaccctaatacaGACAAGAAAATGCAGCCATGTTACGCCCATGTCAAACAAGCCtgtggctatgtttccacacagtgtGGGCTGTTTTCTGAGCCAAATCATCTACAGAAACCgatcatttagggtgcgttcacacgtacaggatctgcagccaattaaatggcccagattgatttgctttaaatctgcaacttcaaatctgctgcagatcctgtacatgtgaacgcacccttaaagctcAAAAACAGCCCCATACATGGCTCCATATacagccttaggttatgttcacacagtattttgcaaccaaaaccaggagtggattgaaaacacagacggGCTATGTCCCCACACTAAATAAAataagtggatggctgccattttatggcaaataacggacgttgttttaaaataacagcaattatttgccatttaatgacggccatccactcaattacaacagtgtatgaacatagcctttctgtgttttcaatctactcctggtatttttggtcagtattttgcaaccaaaaccatgtataaacatagcctaagggtatctTCACAgctaccggattcgcagcggattttacgctgcgagtttgcagctaaatccactgcgaatccatgCAGTGTGAAGTTGAAtaaggttacatactcgcagcagaacaACGTGACCAATGTTATAGTAATCCTATAAGAAAACAAACCCCTTACAAAAGTAATTTATTTTTCCTTAGAGGGAGGTTCTAGGTCATCTGGATTAAAAGTGAAGGGTCTATCGTAGCCCATAAGGTGTTGGTAATCACTGGAACTGGGAAATAACATTGGATTTATCAGCATAGACTTCTTTTTAGCATAGAAAGTTGTGAACATCTTGCTCACTCCGGGGACTTCAACATCCTGTGGCGAGAACTCAGTCCTTTTCTCTCGCAGAAAGACATCGTAAGTGACCGCAGTGTAAAGGTCTTTCTCCTTGTTGTAGTATAAGCGAGCTACATATCCCTTTGTCACATAATGCAACGTAACAGGAGTAACAAAGGTGAAGAAGCCAACCATGCCAAAGAAGGCTATTTTCAGTGGGAGACTGTCTATTCCGATGCCTGACTTTGTAAAGATCATCGGCAGGATAATCAGGCTGATCATGCTGGTGGAGTAGGAGAAGAACTTCACACCTGTACCAAACAGAAAGAGAGAGTTACCAAGATTAACCCTGACAACGCTCTCAAAGGCCACCTACTATGTTCTGTGCCGATACacaggaagattaaaaaaaaaaaaaatggtgcatttacacagacagattatctgacagatttttgaagccaaagccaggaatggatttgaaaaggagaaatccagtctttcctttttgacctgttctctttttatagtctgttcctggctttggcttcaaagatctgtcagataaatctctctgtgtaaacgcaccatattaGTCTGggatcacacacagtatttcgtcCAAAATCTCAGCTGGGACAGACGCAGAGGAAAACTATACAGTCTACAACATGGTCTGTGTTTCggacccactcctgattttggctaaaaCACTAAACAAAATACTGGTCAAGGGCCAttcaggcattaataaaatcagttGAGGGCCACACTCAATgttagcaggggcgtaactaccactatagcagccatagcggctgctatggggcccgccgcatcagggggccccatggcctgctcctgcaatacactgggccccctgagccgtcatcatttgcagcatcgggtggccctgctggtctcctgggttttgcaaatgtccctttacctgcgagcactcctgaccagagctagcagttatgtagttatgacttcacttgaccgtttagtggtcagtcgggggggagggggggcccaatcaaaagtttgctatggggccaagcCATTTCTAATTACGCCCCTGAATGTTAGACTGTGCGCGGCAGCGGGGTAGCGTGGGTGCACAACacctggggcaaggcaaagtattgttccccatagtgcccctgctattgtagttaaccctctgtgatgcccttTGTACGTGATGTGAATCCTAAGTGATGCCTGGTAGTCACAGTTAACTCCCAGTGATGCCACTGGTAACTGTAGTTAACaccttattgatgcccctggtagtctagttaaccccccagtgattcccctggtagttatagttaacccccagtaatgcccctgctagtcatagttaaccccccagtgatgtccctgctggtcatagttaacccccaatgatgcccctgctaatcatagttaaccccccagtgatgcccctgctggttatagttaacccccccagtgatgtccctgctggtcatagttaacccccaatgatgcccctgctaatcatagttaaccccccagtgatgcccctgctggtTATAGTtaaaccccccagtgatgtccctgctggtcATAATtaaaccccccagtgatgcccctgctagtcatagttaaccccccagtaatGTCTCTGCTGGTCATAGTTACCCCCCCAGTGAtggccccccagtcatgtccctgatagcctccagtgtctgtcccaaataaaaaaataaacatcccactcacctttcctccactcCAATGCTGCCCAGGTCCTCCTCTCTTTCCTAGTctgtgcccgtcttctcctgctGGCAGCCATGATGAAATTATGTCATCGCGCACGGCCtgcaggagacagaagatgtgcaccgctctggtggggaaggagccggcacagacagcctcctcctgtgtctggcagccgtcacagacacaggaggatactATGTATGGCAGCTCCTTCCCCCACCAGAGCAGCACACATGACAGGAAAGCCGGGGGCCGCAtctggaggtctcaggggcccGATGTGGCCCGCGGgccgaggttccccacccctgctatataAGAGATTTCTACAATTACTCTGCAGAATAAGAGAGATGTGTGTAGTATCacatgtctgtatggtataagaaCGTACCAAGCACCGCTGTACCCAGGTTCCCAACATAAACCAGTCTGTCCTGCTCCTGGTCTTCTGGAGCGGAGGATGTGCtgacaaaacgaacaaacttcACATCTGGTACAGAAACCTGTAGTAGAGACATgaccaaaaataaatatatgggcACAAAAACGGACACCATATGGGTGCAAAAGCTGGAAGATACATGAAGAATTGACATTGTTCCATATACAATCAGGAATGATTAGCTAAAGCTGCTCATAGACACCATCATAGCTGACATGTTTAGTGAACAGATATCAAGGCAAAACCCAAGATttcattaaggctaggttcacactgcgttttcagcatccgtttaacgcatccgttttttgaaaaaaacgcatgaaaaacggattgcaaaaaacggattcatttgtgtgcatccgtttttccattgacttccattataaaaaaaaacggatccgttttttttggcggaccaaaaaacgttgctgactctatttttctggacgttaaaaaaaacggatccgttaaacggatgctgaaaacgcagtgtgaacctagccttaggggagAGATACATGCTAGGAACCTGCTAGTATGAGCTAAACCCAAACCTGACAGA contains these protein-coding regions:
- the LOC138784404 gene encoding lymphocyte antigen 96-like isoform X1; translation: MLILQGLTASEMFKVLLFLLGFVTVCTSKKHVLCNTPRIEAFYEKCDDSYTPVIRMEPCEIYMNTYANFSMTMIPRMDIDRLYSRVQISKESITVSDRRYVLCSGYEDEYDFCGALKGETLNISYQDFRFLKVQLIKGLYTINIFLFVGEKEDLLACFVVTVNLKFSIMS
- the LOC138784404 gene encoding lymphocyte antigen 96-like isoform X2; this translates as MLILQGLTASEMFKVLLFLLGFVTVCTSKKHVLCNTPRIEAFYEKCDDSYTPVIRMEPCEIYMNTYANFSMTMIPRMDIDRLYSRVQISKESITVSDRRYVLCSGYEDEYDFCGALKGETLNISYQDFRFLK
- the TMEM70 gene encoding transmembrane protein 70, mitochondrial isoform X1 is translated as MLRVTVCWGLRRTAGLGVGSTCPGLSVLYPRAGCPPGRQVSVPDVKFVRFVSTSSAPEDQEQDRLVYVGNLGTAVLGVKFFSYSTSMISLIILPMIFTKSGIGIDSLPLKIAFFGMVGFFTFVTPVTLHYVTKGYVARLYYNKEKDLYTAVTYDVFLREKRTEFSPQDVEVPGVSKMFTTFYAKKKSMLINPMLFPSSSDYQHLMGYDRPFTFNPDDLEPPSKEK
- the TMEM70 gene encoding transmembrane protein 70, mitochondrial isoform X2, with protein sequence MLRVSVPDVKFVRFVSTSSAPEDQEQDRLVYVGNLGTAVLGVKFFSYSTSMISLIILPMIFTKSGIGIDSLPLKIAFFGMVGFFTFVTPVTLHYVTKGYVARLYYNKEKDLYTAVTYDVFLREKRTEFSPQDVEVPGVSKMFTTFYAKKKSMLINPMLFPSSSDYQHLMGYDRPFTFNPDDLEPPSKEK